In the Scylla paramamosain isolate STU-SP2022 chromosome 14, ASM3559412v1, whole genome shotgun sequence genome, one interval contains:
- the LOC135107051 gene encoding uncharacterized protein LOC135107051 isoform X1 — protein sequence MVKSDMMTWCVITILMLAVTAGGVAQAASMEDTVKDLYEAPPVGEQGRLFLNYDQAAAFNTSVAFTIPLFSFTLPGASDTSAAGLDAQSFGAVAFIALFLLGGLAVAIYTTSQGAIGGGRQYTDEKAHQESLLTRLVTDSLSGLPNVVDTGSCARLAVCGAHAEPQRYGLFALPIRFLMPSIPDVPEAELTDYQRAARYGDEGEKDCQYEFPCLVQPLDLLLYMYEYWFEDDYI from the exons ACATGATGACGTGGTGCGTGATTACGATACTGATGCTGGCGGTGACGGCAGGTGGGGTGGCGCAGGCAGCCAGCATGGAAGACACGGTAAAAGACTTGTATGAGGCACCGCCAGTGGGTGAGCAGGGACGTTTATTTCTAAACTATGATCAAGCGGCAGCCTTCAACACCTCCGTTGCCTTCACCATCCCCTTATTCTCCTTCACGCTGCCGGGCGCCAGTGACACTAGCGCAGCTGGCTTGGACGCCCAGTCCTTTGGGGCCGTCGCCTTCATTGCGCTCTTCCTACTGGGAGGTTTGGCAGTGGCTATCTACACCACCTCTCAGGGCGCCAtcgggggagggaggcagtacACGGATGAAAAGGCACATCAAGAGTCACTGCTGACCAGGCTGGTGACGGACTCCCTGTCCGGTCTTCCCAATGTCGTGGACACTGGCAGCTGTGCGAGGCTAGCGGTGTGCGGGGCCCACGCCGAGCCTCAAAGATACGGCCTCTTCGCCCTGCCCATCAGATTCCTTATGCC GTCCATCCCCGACGTGCCCGAGGCGGAGCTCACCGATTACCAGAGGGCCGCCCGCTACGGcgacgagggagagaaagactgtCAGTACGAGTTTCCGTGTCTAGTCCAGCCCCTCGATCTACTACTCTACATGTACGAGTACTGGTTCGAGGACGATTATATATAA
- the LOC135107051 gene encoding uncharacterized protein LOC135107051 isoform X2 yields MMTWCVITILMLAVTAGGVAQAASMEDTVKDLYEAPPVGEQGRLFLNYDQAAAFNTSVAFTIPLFSFTLPGASDTSAAGLDAQSFGAVAFIALFLLGGLAVAIYTTSQGAIGGGRQYTDEKAHQESLLTRLVTDSLSGLPNVVDTGSCARLAVCGAHAEPQRYGLFALPIRFLMPSIPDVPEAELTDYQRAARYGDEGEKDCQYEFPCLVQPLDLLLYMYEYWFEDDYI; encoded by the exons ATGATGACGTGGTGCGTGATTACGATACTGATGCTGGCGGTGACGGCAGGTGGGGTGGCGCAGGCAGCCAGCATGGAAGACACGGTAAAAGACTTGTATGAGGCACCGCCAGTGGGTGAGCAGGGACGTTTATTTCTAAACTATGATCAAGCGGCAGCCTTCAACACCTCCGTTGCCTTCACCATCCCCTTATTCTCCTTCACGCTGCCGGGCGCCAGTGACACTAGCGCAGCTGGCTTGGACGCCCAGTCCTTTGGGGCCGTCGCCTTCATTGCGCTCTTCCTACTGGGAGGTTTGGCAGTGGCTATCTACACCACCTCTCAGGGCGCCAtcgggggagggaggcagtacACGGATGAAAAGGCACATCAAGAGTCACTGCTGACCAGGCTGGTGACGGACTCCCTGTCCGGTCTTCCCAATGTCGTGGACACTGGCAGCTGTGCGAGGCTAGCGGTGTGCGGGGCCCACGCCGAGCCTCAAAGATACGGCCTCTTCGCCCTGCCCATCAGATTCCTTATGCC GTCCATCCCCGACGTGCCCGAGGCGGAGCTCACCGATTACCAGAGGGCCGCCCGCTACGGcgacgagggagagaaagactgtCAGTACGAGTTTCCGTGTCTAGTCCAGCCCCTCGATCTACTACTCTACATGTACGAGTACTGGTTCGAGGACGATTATATATAA